Proteins co-encoded in one Ammospiza caudacuta isolate bAmmCau1 chromosome 16, bAmmCau1.pri, whole genome shotgun sequence genomic window:
- the C16H5orf15 gene encoding keratinocyte-associated transmembrane protein 2 — protein MAAAGGERRGPVGRALCLLLLCGWALAARGQESPGFVKEEVLTRNISSASENETLSRSQNLTDSLQSLTSARKEARINSVTAGKPPTANGDSLSPVVPASPVSQVDVDASEATKIEEEDLLTDLKGTINSSPPIIKETMESDGDDYAYEMTPNSRYSPDLLEISEDDNSDTISNYNEEIKTLDEKIKAVSVSGLDEEEDSHFFFHLVVVAFLVAVVYVTYHNKRKIFLLVQSRRWRDGLCSRTVEYHRLDQNVNEAMPSLKITNDYVF, from the exons atggcggcggccgGCGGCGAGCGGCGGGGCCCGGTGGGCCGCGCCctgtgcttgctgctgctctgcgGCTGGGCCCTGGCGGCCCGCGGGCAGGAATCCCCCG GTTTTGTGAAAGAGGAAGTTCTtacaagaaatatttcttctgcaAGTGAGAATGAAACACTGAGTAGATCCCAGAATTTGACAGACAGCTTGCAGAGTTTAACCTCAGCGAGAAAGGAGGCCAGAATCAATTCTGTGACTGCAGGAAAGCCACCTACAGCAAACGGTGACTCTTTGTCACCTGTTGTCCCTGCTAGTCCAGTGTCACAGGTGGATGTTGATGCTTCTGAAGCTACTAAAATTGAGGAAGAAGATCTTCTAACAGATTTGAAAGGCACAATAAATAGTTCCCCACCCATCATCAAAGAAACTATGGAGTCAGATGGAGATGACTATGCTTATGAAATGACACCAAATTCCAGATACAGTCCAGACCTCCTAGAGATTTCAGAAGATGACAACTCTGACACCATCAGTAATTACAATGAGGAGATCAAGACCCTTGATGAGAAGATTAAAGCTGTTTCTGTCTCAGGGTTGGATGAAGAAGAAGACAgccatttcttttttcatctgGTTGTAGTTGCCTTCTTAGTAGCTGTTGTTTATGTCACCTATCACAATAAGAGGAAG ATCTTCCTGCTGGTGCAGAGCCGAAGATGGAGGGATGGCTTGTGCTCCAGGACAGTGGAATATCATCGTTTAGACCAGAACGTTAACGAAGCCATGCCTTCCCTGAAAATAACCAATGACTACGTGTTCTGA